In Paroedura picta isolate Pp20150507F chromosome 1, Ppicta_v3.0, whole genome shotgun sequence, the following are encoded in one genomic region:
- the EDARADD gene encoding ectodysplasin-A receptor-associated adapter protein has protein sequence MASPGETLSEDLAAKEPVEDTDPSTLEEAEKYPVQDTRSPKDEEYQTEKVTLEIASINIRSLTSNSGLIQQAEDDDSQGSTGESLTVLKKSYTENGTCSICTSHQPIISDLLNDEDLLYMMRIKLDPSHPTVKNWRNFANKWGMTYDELCFLEQKQQSPTLEFLLRNSDRTVEQLIDLCKLYRRADVEKMLLKWVETEWPKRSNGTYHNNL, from the exons ATCTTGCAGCAAAAGAACCAGTGGAAGATACAGACCCCAGCACTTTGGAAGAG GCAGAAAAATATCCTGTTCAAGATACAAGGTCACCAAAAG ATGAGGAATACCAAACCGAAAAAGTGACATTGGAAATAGCATCCATTAACATTAGAAGCCTAACATCCAATTCAGGCCTGATACAACAG GCTGAAGATGATGATAGCCAAGGTAGTACTGGTGAATCACTTACAG TGCTGAAGAAATCATACACAGAAAATGGCACCTGCTCCATATGTACATCTCACCAACCAATCATCAGTGATTTGCTCAATGATGAGGACTTGTTGTATATGATGAGGATAAAGTTGGATCCATCCCACCCCACGGTGAAAAACTGGAGAAACTTTGCAAACAAATGGGGAATGACCTATGATGAATTGTGCTTCCTGGAACAGAAGCAACAAAGTCCCACCTTGGAATTTTTGCTACGGAACAGTGACAGGACTGTGGAGCAGCTAATTGATCTATGTAAATTATACCGAAGAGCTGATGTTGAAAAAATGCTACTGAAGTGGGTGGAGACAGAATGGCCAAAAAGAAGCAATGGAACCTATCATAATAACTTATAA